The Micromonospora violae DNA segment CCAGGGGTACCGCAGCCCGCACATCCAGGAGTTGACCTTCAACCCCGACGGCACGATCCAGCAGGTCGTCGGCACCTATGCCGGCGTCGACCAGGTCCGGGACTTCGACCCGTACCGCGTCTTCGAGGCCGAGACCTTCGGCTGGAGCAAGGGCGTCGCGACCAGCAAGGTCGACGGCAGCTCCGCCCAGTTCGGCGGCGCGGCACCGAACCTGGTGGTCCGTGACATCGACAACGGCGACTGGACGGCGTTGTCTTCGGTGAACTTCGGGGACGGCGGCGCGCAGAGCCTGACGGCGCGGGTGCGTGCGCTCGCCACCGGCGGGCAGGTCCAGGTCCGGCTGGACGACGTCAACGGGCCCGTGGTCGGCACGATCGCGGTGGACACGCCGGTCGGGCAGTGGGCCGAGGTGAGCGCCGAGCTCGCGGGCGTCAGCGGCGTGCACGACGTCTACTTCACCTACACCGGCCCGGCCGGTGCCGACCTCTTCGAGATCGACACCTGGGCCTTCCAGGCGGCCACCCTCGACCTGCCCGTCACGGTCACCGCGTCGACGCGGTGCGTGAGTGGCAGGACGTACGTGGCCGTGCAGGCGCGCAACGACCACGACGCGCCGGTCGACATCGCCCTGGAGACGCCGTACGGCGAGCGGTCGTTCGTGGCCGTCGCGCCGGGTGCGAACGCCTACCAGTCGTTCAACACCCGCGCCGTGTCCGTTGCGGCGGGTTCGGCGACGGTCCGGGTGACCGGGGCGATCGGCGGACAGGCCGTGACGACCGTGCGCACCGTGCAACACCCCGCCGGCACCTGCGGCGGCTGACCCCTGATGGCGGAGAACGGAGATCACATGAACATTCACAAACGGCGGCAGACGCTCGCGGCCTGCGCCGTCAGCGCCGCGCTGACCGGGGCGGCCGTCCTGCCGTCGCCCGCACTGGCCGAGCCCGGCGACGACGCCAGCGTGCGGGTCACCGTCGACATCGACGAGATCAGGGAACCGGGAGTGCTCGCCATGTCGATCGCCGGCGACGCCGTCGCGCTGTCCGAGGACGGCTCGACCCTGCTGGTACGCCAGTTCGTCGGTACGCTGCCGACGGTGACGGTCACCGACACCCGCGTCGCCGACGAGGTGCCGGACGGCGCCGGCTGGGCGGTGCTCGGCAGCGCGACCGACTTCGCGGGCAGCGCCGGCCAGGCACCGATCACCGCCGACCACTTCGGTTGGAAGCCGCGCCTGCTCGACGGCGGCGAGACCGGCCTGGTCACCGAGGGCGAAGAGGTGGTGACCAGCCTGGACGAGCCGACCCAGCCGGGCAACAATGTCGGCCTCGTCGACCAGGAACTGCTGGTCTCGGCGTTCGACTCCAAGGCCGTCGTCAGCGACTCGTACTCGGTCAACGCCGACCTGTATCTGCGGACCCCCGCGGAGGTCGCCGCCGGCGAGTACAGCTCCACGCTCACGCTCTCACTGTTCGAGTAGTGGCCTGGGCGGGGGCCCGGATCGGGCCCCCGCCCAGCCCCGTGCCGAAGGGTCGCCTCATGACCGTCACCCCGCTGCGCCGGGCGCTCGTCGTCCTCGCCGTCGCGTCCCTCCCGGTTGTGGCCGCGCCGAGCGCGGCGGCGGCGGAACCGGACCCGAAGGCGCTGACCTGGACGGTCCAACCGGCCACCGCGAGTGGCCCGGACCAACGCCGGTGGATCAACGCCAGCCTCGACCCGGGGCAGAGCGTGACCGAGCACCTGGCGGTACGGAACTTCAGCCGCAGCGCCGTCGCCTTCTCCCTGAAAGCCGCCGACGGCTACCTCACCGACAAGGGCCGCTTCAACATGCTGTCGTCCGACCGGCCCTCGGTCGACGGCGGCACCTGGATCGACGTGCAGGAGAAGGTCACCGTCGGCCCCAACGAGACGCGGGTGGTGCCGTTCACGATCACGGTGCCCCGAGACGCCACACCGGGCGACCATCCGGCCGGCATCGCCGCGACCGTCACCAGCACCGGCGGCACGGTCAACGTCGAGAGCCGCGTCGGGTTCCGGGTCATGCTGCGGGTCAACGGCACCGCGCGGGCGGCCCTGGCCGTCCGGGGGCTCGGCGTGACGTACTCCCCGTCGTGGAATCCGTTCGCCGGTGGGCGCGTACGGGTGCGATACACCGTCGAGAACGACGGCAACGTCTGGGTCAGCGGAACGAGTCGGGTGGCGATCTCCGACCTGCTCGGCCGGACCGGCCACGACGCCACCGGCGCGGTGGAGGAGTTGCTCCCCGGCGGCGGTCGGCAGGTGGAGACGCGGGTTGACGGCGTCTGGGCGCTGGGCCGTCTCCGTACGACCGTCAGCACGTCGCCGACGCTGCTCGGCGACGCCCAGGCCGGGGCCGACCTCCGGCCGGCGTCCGCCACCGTCACCACCTGGGTCGTGCCGTGGGCGCAGCTCGCCCTGCTGGGTCTGCTCGCCGTCGCGCTGCTGGGGCTGCGGGCGGTGGCCCGGCACCGGCGGCGTCGGCTGGCCGGGCTGCTGGCCCGCGCCCGACAGGAGGGCCGGCAGGAGGGTCAGGAGGCGGTGCTCGTCGGGGGCGCGCCCGCCGGTGCCGAGCCCGACGCGGGCGACGCCCGCCGGTAACCCCCGACGCGAGGGGATCGCGTCGAGGGCCCGTGGCGGGGCGTCGCCCGGCCCACCAACTCAGGGCTTGGTCTGGTCGAGCAGCCAGCGCAGGATGCTGGCGTCCTCATAGGTCGGCCCGAATGCCGCGTGGTAGTCCGGCGACGAGAACGCGACGTCGGCGTACTCGGTGTAGCGCACCAGGTCGGCGGCCTGCTCGGCGGTCTTGCCCCGGGCGACGTACGCCTGTCGCAGCATCGCGCTGGAGTTGCGCGCGCCCGAGACGTTGAGCAGGTGGTCGTGCTCGCCGTGCGTGATCCACACCGGCACCTCGGCCGCCGCGATGGCGGTCGCCTGGGTGGCGTTGACCGGGAAGCCACCGGTCACCAGCCCACCGGCGAACAGGTCCGGGCGCTTGGCGAACGCCTCCCAGAGCAGTTGGGAGCCGTACGACACGGTGCTCGCGTACACCCGGCTGGTGTCCACCGCGAACTGGCCGACGAACTGGTCGAGCAGCTTGACCAGCAGCTCCGCCTCGGCGACCCCACCGACGCGCTGGTGCTGGGGGGCCAGGACGATGACGTCCTCGGAGGTGCCGGTCCACTGCGGTTGGAGCCACGCGGTCGCCGGAATGTCGGCGGCGAGTTGGACACCGAGGTTGTCGCCGTCCCAGCCCATCCCGTGGCCGGGCAGGATGACCATCAGCGGGTACCGGCGGCCCGGCTGGTAGTTCTTCGGCAGGTGGTAGTGGTACGGCAGCACCATGCCACCACTCAGGAACGAGCCGTAGCTGAACTCGTCGACCAGCTGGTTGACCGGCTTCTCGGTGAGCGGTCGGGATTCGCCCGGGGTGGCTCGGGCGAGCACCGGCCCCTTGCCGACCCCCCGGCCGGGCTGCCCGTGGACGTCCTTGCGTTGCACGACCCGGGTCGGCAGCTCGGGGTTGACCTTCACGGTGCAGAGGAAGGTCGGGCACTTGGAGACGATGACCGTCGAGCCACCGGTGTCGGCGGGGTCGAGCTCGACGATGACGTACCTGCCCGGTGCCGATCGGTGGTCGGCGCGGGTGCCCGGTACCTCGTTGGTGTAGGTGTGGGTGATCGTCCGGTCGGCGAGTTTCGGCAGGTCCTCGATGGGGTTGAAGCGGAAGTTGTAGATGGTGTCGGTGACCGAGAACGTGCCGGTGTCGAGGGTGCGGGGGTTGACGGCGGCGCCGTACTCGATCGCCACCGCCGAGACCTTCTGGCCGTACGTGTAGACGGTGGTGATCGGGGTGATGCTGCGGATTCCGTCGGCGTCACCCGGCCCGCCGTTCGGGCTGCCGTACGCCGTGCCGGAGGCGCCGGCCAGGACGAGGGTGGCGGCGAGCGGGATCAGTCCTTTGCGCAGTCTCATGCGAGTCCTTTCTCGAAGGTGGTGCGATCAGCCAGCGACGTGGACCGCGACGGGGACGGCAGGGGTCGGAGCGAGTCGGTCGCTAAACTGATTTAGCAGAGCATCGATGGCGGGCCCCGGCGGTGTCAATACCGCGCCCGCAACACGCCGGAGACCTGCCTCGCCGAGGGCATGGCCCGCCCGATCGACCTCCCGCGCGCACTGCAACAAACCTGCAAGCGTCAGCTATTGCCTTGAGGGAAACCGCTTTCCTACGATTGCGTTACATCGATGTTTCGGTTAGCGCTCAGGCGAGTAGGTGGCACCAGGAACACCCCACTCGCTCGACACATCCCTGCTTCCACCAGGGCTCGAGATGCCTCGATGACATTCCCGCGATTGACTACCGCCAATTCCTAAAGGGCGCCTGTCGGTGGATGCGGTTGCGATGGCGACGACCGTCGAGGTGAAGCCCTGGAACGAAGACGAATGCGAAGGTGAGGCGACATGAGGCGATCAGTTGTGTTACGAGGTCAGGCGGTGCTGGCGACCGCCGCCGTGGTGATCGCGGTCGGGGTGAGCCTGCCGAGCCCGCAGGCGTCGGCGGCGGTCGGCAGCGCCACCGGCTACGCCACACAGAACGGTGGGACCACCGGCGGCGCGGGCGGGCAGACGGTGCGGGCCACCACGGGCACGGCGATCCACGCGGCGCTGTGCGGTCGACCCAGCAGCAGCACCCCGATCACCATCGAGGTCACCGGGACCATCAACCACGGCAACACCAGCAAGGTGTCAGGGTCGAGCTGCAACACCGCGGCGGGCGTGATCGAGCTCAAGCAGATCAGCAACGTCACCATCATCGGGGTCGGCAGCGGTGCCCTCTTCGACCAGCTCGGCATCCACATCCGCGACTCCAGCAACATCATCATCCAGAACGTGACCGTGCGGAACGTCAAGAAGTCGGGCTCGCCCACCTCCAACGGTGGGGACGCCATCGGCATGGAGAGCACGGTCCGCAACGTGTGGGTCGACCACGTCACCCTGGAGGCCTCGGGCGGCGAGTCCGAGGGGTACGACGGCCTCTTCGACATGAAGGACAACACCCAGTACGTGACGCTCTCCTACAGCATCCTGCGCAACTCCGGCCGTGGCGGACTCGTC contains these protein-coding regions:
- a CDS encoding DUF916 domain-containing protein — encoded protein: MTVTPLRRALVVLAVASLPVVAAPSAAAAEPDPKALTWTVQPATASGPDQRRWINASLDPGQSVTEHLAVRNFSRSAVAFSLKAADGYLTDKGRFNMLSSDRPSVDGGTWIDVQEKVTVGPNETRVVPFTITVPRDATPGDHPAGIAATVTSTGGTVNVESRVGFRVMLRVNGTARAALAVRGLGVTYSPSWNPFAGGRVRVRYTVENDGNVWVSGTSRVAISDLLGRTGHDATGAVEELLPGGGRQVETRVDGVWALGRLRTTVSTSPTLLGDAQAGADLRPASATVTTWVVPWAQLALLGLLAVALLGLRAVARHRRRRLAGLLARARQEGRQEGQEAVLVGGAPAGAEPDAGDARR